GTAGAAAAGAAAATTGTGAATTTACCCGCTGGCACATTTGAGGAGGTCTTgggaaataattaaaacatggAATAATCCAAATCCATCTTTTCCTACCTTGAACACCTGACATCCAGGTGCTCCCATGACTCCCTCACAGCAGCTGTAGCGGGTCTCAACTCCACCTGGCACTGAGTAAggtgtacagtaaatattttgAAGCATACAGGATGTTTTTAAAGCTTAACTAAAGTACACTCACCTTTACTCTTAACACCTTTCCCATAGTGGTAATTACACTCCTCCTGACGgatgtgtttgcctgtttggcTCACAAAGTATGTAGCCCCACATCGACAGCAGATCCTCTTCAAGGCTTTAACCAACAAAACAGGAATAGTACAACACCAGACTGAAATGCGCTGAGATAAGAAACCCTCATTGAAGCACAAGTCAAGTGTGCCCTCTAGTGATACAATATGAGAATAGCATAAAGTGGTCTTACAGTGGGCATGTGACAATTTCACTTACCCTCTGGGTTGCCtttcttattgtcagcaaaaAGAACAGCACAACCAGGTTTCTCTGGGTGCTGGACAGGATAGTTGCTCTCAATCAGCTTTTCCTCAGTCAAAATATAGTCCTTCAAACTCTCATAAAATGCCATATCATCTGCTGGAAATACAAATTTACTCAGAAGCTGTCAAtatatttgaatgaaatgacaaatgcaTTCAAAGGAAACCAATTCACCTCACCATTTCCTTTAAAATTCTTCTGGTTAAGTGGAATGTTGCCTTTGAATCTTTGGCTGCTGACTTCACTTCTACCTGGACCAGAAAAATATAGATGATTACATATAACTAAATAATATCTTGTATCACATAATTTACACATTTCATCAAGTTTGAGATTTCCTGAGATTAGACCTTTAGCAGCAACAGCACTTTGGTTCTTCAGCCTCTTCAGTGCATTCACTGCAACGCTCTGATATCTGAGTTTGTTCACACTGCGATTATACACAGCCCTCTCTTCAGCAAGTGCCTATCAACAATAACAGGGGCTTGAATTAAATTCTTATCTTGGACTGTAGTTTGTCAGTGAGGATGATACTAAGTGGCACAAGCTAACCTTATCAAAGGCATCATTGGcactggctgctgtttttagGAACTCCTCCGTGAACATGTTGACATAACGCTGCCGGATGTCATGCGGCACTTTGTCTTTGGCGgcctcacactgctgcttcAACTTACGTTTAGTAGGCACTGGCTAAAAAGaaattcattattaatattcaACTGATGAAACATGTCTAACTCACACCAGGCGCACATCTAGCTCAAGCCTTTGAAAACGGCCCCAACAAAGGCTGCAATTCACTTCTCACCTTAACAGCTGCATGAACAGCAGCCTGAGGAGTCGTGGAAGCCGCAGAACTTGAATGTGCCAACGCAAAGGCAGAGGTCAGCGAAGGTTTACGTGCCAGCGCGGGAATGAGCACAGGAGCTGCTGTGCGGCACCTTTGCAAAGGGGCACCTGTAGCTGAATGGTATGTTTGTTTCACAGCAACAGTCCTCATCTGCACTTGACTGATTGGGGTTAGCACTGAGGTAACTGAACTGGAACTGCAAGTAACAGGCAGAGAGAAGGTGCCTTCTGGGACAATCAAGTGCAAGTTGTTGCCCACTTTGATCACAGCATTTCCCAAAGGTATGCAGTTAATGTAAGCTGTGGaataagacaaaaacacacatgcagatgtgaTGCATTCAGTCAAAGCTACTAAAAGACACCACAAGAAGAAGTTTTGACAGAAATGCTACTTGATCTACATATATTATAAGACAAGGCTGGTCTCAAGATGCTTTACTGGTAAAATGTCAGTGTCAAATGTAAAGACAACAGACAGCATAAAAGTTATAACTTAAATTTCAAAAAGACTTAAACTTTTGTATTAGACAATGACATGCATTGTTTTTTCcacaatttattttacttttgtatTTGGACACTATTTGATGTTTTCTAAGTATAATAAATAGTAAACCTGCTTACCATTTTGCACAGGAGCAGGCTGCAGGTTGTCAGGGGTTTGAGCTACAGGAGAAGATGCACCCTGTGTCTCTGGCCTCCTCTGACAGCTTGAGGAAATAAAAGCCTGTCCACCTTTACCTGAAGCAGCCAGCATGGAGGCTCTCTGCTGTACCTGCTGGATATTGGAGATGGAGGGGTGGGAGGCAAATCCTGACACTACAGGCCTCTCTAGGGGAACCAACACTTGTGGCTGAGGTCTGCTCTTAGCCACTGGCTGCTGAACAGTGCAgacaaatcaaaaacatgctTAATTATAATTTAGGCCCAGAGAAAAGAGGCAATTGTGAAATATTCATCTTATATTTCAATCTATGGTTAAGTATATTGTGCCATATATTTCAACATGATTGCATAAAGATGGCTTCTTTGAtcaatttgaaaacaaaatgtctgttttacatTGAAACAGTAACAGGTACATCATGTTTTCATAAATtcttaatttaaaatgaaaaaagtgttcttaAAGCAATTTTATAGGATTTTTACAGAATTTCACAGTGTGAGAAAAGATAGGAGTGCCACCTCCATATATGAAGACTTAAGATTAGCCAGGATATGTGTATGTTGCATGTACCTCTGTAAGTTTGGCTTCATGAGCTACCCTCTTCTTTCCTGGCAGTGTTTGGGGTTGGACGTTAAGCTCCGGTTTCTCCACATTCACAGCTCCAACCTAAACATGACAAGGTAAGGACAAAGAACTAGGACACTTCCAGAATGTGGAAGAAATTTTGTCTTGGCTCTGGACTGTCAACAGCATACTTACAGACACATCTGGCTGCTCATCACTTCCCTTATCCTCATTTGCCTTCATAAAGATCCTGTAGCATTCCTCCATGGGGTCACTGTCAGACAGCTCAATTTCTGAATAGTTGAGCTGATCGTCATCAGAGCTGGAATCAGTGATTATAACCGTGTTATCCACCTTCTCCAAAGGTTGCTCAGTTGAAGTGGATGATGATTCAGTTTTGTCTGTCAAACTTGGTACTGATGAACTATGCGGAGCCCAACTTTGGCTCCTGCCTGAGATGGGTTCTGCCGGCTCCAGGTAGCTCTCATGTGAAACGTGGTTAACAGCAGCTTTTCCCTGCATCTCTATTGAAATTTTGCTTGATGTTTTCTGGCTGTGCGGCAGCACTGATGGTGCACATGTTGCATAAGACCATTGATTACCAACTCTGTTCTGAGCTGGTAGCTCTGTTGTCTGGGCTTGTTTGGTGTGTTGCCTGCATGGTGAGACGGAGTCAGCAGCTGGATCTTCATAAAAAAGTGAACTGTTTGGTGGAAAATTATATGGCTGCAGTGGATTCATTTTCTCAACACTATGGGGCAGGTGACACTTAGGCAATTGAACCTGAAATGtgtcttcttccttttcaaCCACCAGGTTGTTCCAGTTTTGATCTTGCTGGTCTTTGGTGGCAGACAGACTAACAGGTTCAGGACTTTTCTCCGTTACGGTTTCAGCAAATTCAGTAATTTTCTGGCTTTTTCTTCCCAGGTCTTCTAAACATCCAGTTAAGTCAACTACACTCCTATTAACTGGTATATTTTCACATCCTTCGTTCTCAAGATTAAACAGACCTTGATTGTTTTCAGCACAGCAATTACTATAAACTCTATTTTCTTCTACCGTTGATGTAACCTTGCACACCTTAACATTTGCGCGGCGCAGTGGTGGAGAATTAagtaaaacagctgctgttttcacctCCTTCAATTCAACTACTTTATCCTGGAGGGATCTGCCAACAACAGAATCATCAGGTTTGTGAACTCGCCTTCTCTTTTTGTCAGGCGAGGAAGGAATGTCTATAATCAAGACATCATCTTCATTCAGGTCATCAAGTGGCTCTGGGGATGGCAATCTGGAAAGCTGAGCCTGATATGTGACTGGCTTCTTTTGGTCACAAGGTACAGcgttttttgatcttttcaaacactgtccattttttactttttgctcTTTACCCGATGAGTTGTAAGACCGCAAGTCAGCAGAAAAGTTGGACAGAGGGTCATATTCCAAATCAGTCCTTGGTTTTGAGTTGTCAACTACGTACTTCCTTGGTCGGGAGTATGTTTTAGTAAAGTCTGTGTATGATGACAGTCCACACAAACCTGTGTCTACGTTTTTACCTGCAGCCTCAGATTTGGAAACAGGTAAATCAGGCACAGTAtttctgctgtctgcctgtACAGTCTGGTAGCGTGACAATCGCCTTTGCTCCTGCTCCACCTCGTGTCTTACAGTTTCAATCTCTTTGTTGATACGCTCCAGCTCCTGAAGGCAGTCTTCATTAGCCTCATCATTCACAGGTGCTCCACAGCCAGCATGCGGATAATCATTCTGAACTCCTGTTCCAAAGGAATATAAAATAGAACTTACTAGCATTAGTGATATGGTCAATAATACAGGGCGAGACTGGGTTAAATATATAGAAGCAGTGGGGAGTGCTGGTGTGGTGACCTGCAGCTGCGTGCAAGAGCAAACATCTTTAATGTTACATTTCCATCATCGAATTGTTTTAGTCTGCTTTTAGGTTTAAAAACTAGCTTAACTTGGCACAAATTGCTCCTTAAGATATGAATTAAGTATTTTGAATCGAACTGGTTGCACGGCAACAAccaataatgaaataattaaaaaagaaattcattttCCTTACCTGCCTTGAGAATTATTGACCTACAAATGTGCTTAATTGTAATACTGCATAAATTATTATATAATCACAGATCAGGAAACAGGATGGCCGAATTACCTTAGGAGAAAATATGGTACCATTCAACTTTAGGTAGATTAACCCTTACTTGAAGGCAAAAGACGTGCAAGTCAAGTGTTGAAAAGTGAGTTGCTTCATCTTCAGACAAATTATTTAACCCACGTCTAATCCAATTTACTTTTAAGCCATACTTTGTTTCTTAAAAGTGTGTATGCAATTTAAAAGTCAACAGGCCACATTAACAATACAAGCTAACATAACTGCAGCTGGCTAGCATAACGCTAAATTACCTCGAAACACTGACCTGTACAACCTACTATCCGTGAGTTGTAGGAGGCATCAAACATATCCCGCAAGTCCGTGACATGTTTGTACAAACAGTGTGGCCTCTCACAGTGTTCTGAGAAAGGACAATTTATATCAGCAAAAAGACCAGACGAGGGAAACATGGGTAAAAACGCCACTTCTCTCGATGCGCCAAACCgtctgaattagctgttagctaccGAATTTTCGGTCTGCGGTCCCGCAGGTGGAGCGTCCAACTGAACTTCAAGTAACGCCAGCCTCAAATTTATAGGCTCTGCTCAGGTCGCGAGACGACCGTTAAAATCGTTAAAATTATGTTCGTTCGTTCGTACGTTTCCCTAAATATGTATAATTTTGGGGAGATAAAACTAATTTAATTTGCgcaaaaatctaaaatatttcGAGCAACGAGAGTTTAATCAGTTGGCTGTGGTTGATTGTGTCGCAGTAATCCCTCCTCGCCGGCAGATGGCGTTGCTGCACAAACCTGAACTGGGACCTACAGCGGCAGAGTGTTTTCTCACTACCTGGTACACTTTCCACACAGGAAACGCAACGACAGCTGTCTAATCTGGCATATTAACATACACAAAGCACATAAGATTCACATTGAAATGGATAGGAGCGAGGATGAGATGGAAGAGGATGAAACCGAATGGAAGAACAGTTTCGTGGATTCAGTCCCTCTCTGCACCGCTACTGCTTCTGGTAAAGTACGAAAACAGGGAAGCTTGAATCTGTGAAACTGCCTGAAACTATACAGTTTCTTTTGGATTTCAGTTGCTTTTGACGTAAGATACCCGACTCTAACTATCAGCTATCTGTATGCGTCAGATGGTAATAATTGTACGTGTAGTTTCAGGTTCAAGTCTGAAGAAAGTGTCAGGACCAAAACCTGCACACAGAGTGATCCTGCACTTTGACCTGGACTGCTTCTATGCTCAGGTGGAAATGATCAGAAATCCGGCGCTGAGAGAAGTCCCTTTAGGTAAATGATTCACTGTAATAGTTCCTCTATGGCGGATTAAAAAAAGTTGACTCAGATGTGTTTCCTGAATATTTTTTGTGGACATACTTCTCCTATCATCAGGtattcagcagaaaaacatcattgTCACCTGTAATTATGTGGCAAGGGAGCTGGGTGTCACCAAGCTGATGTCTCTTACTCATGCTAAGGAGAAATGTCCTCAGCTGGTGCTGGTGAATGGAGAAGACCTGACACACTACAGAGAAATGTCCTATAAAGTGACAGGTAGGCAGGAGCAGCACATCACACAGGGATGCTCCACAAATAATGCCGGATTCTTCACACAAAATTGAACGTTTAGTATTTATAGAGGGAAATAAAACACtcaaaagacaaatgttgcATTGCATCTCATCTCTTATTTGTGGGTCCAAAAAGAAGACATATTGCATTTGAGTAAGGAGTACAAGTGTCATTCTTTTCTCGACATCTGTTGCCATGCTACCACTATTATTATTACCTCTGCTTTCCCTCGTTTACATATACATCATAACTACAGGTTAATGCAACAAGTTTGCGCCAACATCATGtatatttctgttgttctgtgtgttcatcTTTCTTTACCTTTTCTTGGCCACCATCTAGAGCTGCTGATGTCCTACAGTCCGCTGGTAGAGAGGCTTGGATTTGATGAAAACTTCATGGACATCACAAAGATGGTAGAAACAAGACTGGCAGAGACACCAGAATCTAACAGCTTTTCATTTAAAGGACATGTCTACAACCATCTCAGTAAGTCACCTTGGTGCCTCTGGTGTGAACTTGGTGCCTCTGTACATCCTCTGTACATCTGGCTCATGGAAACCAGGAAATGAGTTGTGAAACAAGCCAAGATGTTAAACCTTGTGAAATATTTGCATGGCACTCTCAGTTTCTCACCACCCCTCAGTTTTCACACCCACACATAACatgaatttctgtttttcctttcctgctAAGGTGCAGTTGTTGGAGCTAGTGATCATCCAAGGTTGGCTTTAGGTTCACATAttgcagcagagctgagagaaGCCATCCACAGCAAACTGGGTCTGACTGGCTGTGCTGGCATTGCCACGAACAAGCTACTGGCCAAACTGGTGTCAGGCACCTTCAAACCCAATCAGCAAACCTCCCTGCTGCCAGAGAACATCGCTGACATCATGGACTCCCTGAACTGTCTCCGCCAAGTGCCTGGTATAGATGCTCAGCTTATGTACAACTATTTTTCTAATCCCTAGCTCTTTCGTGTGTCTTCGGCTTCTATCGGGTATCCCCAACGGTAAACTTGTGGTCCTGTCATGTATTTTTAGGGGTCGGTCATCAAACTGCTAAGAGACTTCAAGCCCTGGGATTGGTCAGTGTGAAAGACTTACAGCTCTTCCCACTGACTGACTTGGTGAGAGAGTTTGGAGGACCTAGTGCTCAGCGCTTCAAGAATCTGGCCCTTGGTGTTGATGACTCACCTGTCACCCCTACTGGGGCACCTCAGGTAGGCTAGGAAATTACCAGTGTCTTTGTAAAGTGTTTTACATGTATACATATAGAAGTATGTTGAGAATCGGTGTAAGCAGGGGTTGAATTGGGCTGCAGCCCACTGGAGCTCAGCTTGACCACCTGACATCCAAACTGCTACATTACCTTCTCCTTGGCCCGAGACATCCACTTTCAGACACTGTCAGACTGTTATTTTGTGGTGaagcattaaaataaattacatgcAGAAAATTCAACATCTCTCTCCAGAAACAGTGATTGTTACTCAATCcacagaacacaacacaacatgaacATGGCTGATATTTGACGTAAGAATTTGATACATTACCATATATTTTCCTTAATTATCATCCTCTTCATGTTTCAGTCTCTGAGTGATGAAGACTCCTTCAAGAAAATATCATCAACTAAAGACGTTTTGGAAAAGATCCAAGAGCTCCTGAGCAGTCTGGTGGAGAGGTACTTTGTCAGCTGTTTAAAATCACTAAAGTAATTGATTCCACTCAATCTAATTCTTGGCATCTGTTTGAAAATCAGGATGCACAAAGACGGCAGGCAGCCACACACCTTCCGGCTTACCATCCGCAGATGCTCAGCGACCAACAAGTGGTTCAGTCGGGAGAGCCGGCAGTCCCCGATCCCCAACCACACAGGACAGAAGATCACCTCCGGTGAGCTCACGAGTACTGTAATATCCCAGCTGTGTGAGCTCAGGATGGCGTATGTAGACACTTTATCAGGGTTTCCACTCACCGTTAAAATACTTGAAATTGTGTTTATATGTGAGAAATAAAGTGAAGCCTTTAGCCTCTATAATGACTAGTATTGTTTGCCTTTACATCTTAAACTGTGCCAATTCTCCTTAAACAATTGAGATCATTCTCATCATCTCCATATCCTGGTGTCCAAAACTGCCATGAAAGCATTATTTTCTGTATTGTCTCTATAGGCAGCAGTGATGAAGCTGTGGCCCAGCTGGTCCCGTTGGCCATGAAGCTCTTCCACAAGATGGTAGACAGCAGCGCCGCCTTTCACCTCACCCTCATTAACGTTTGCTTCAGTAACCTGCAGACCAGGGGAGCAGCTGCCACCAGCGGAAAGGGCTCCATAACATCTTTCTTCACACAGCAAAGAACGTCtcccagaaaaacacagatctgCCCAACACAGAGCCAGGTAGTACAGTAAAGTAACACAGTGTGATCCAACTAGTTACTGTTCAGAGAGTGGTGTCATCATCAGGACATCATCTCCAATCCTTGAAAAGTTTTTAAGAAGCACTGAATTCAGTTTTCTCaaaaattcttaattattttcttaaatatttTCTCATAATGCTTGTTATG
The DNA window shown above is from Chelmon rostratus isolate fCheRos1 chromosome 5, fCheRos1.pri, whole genome shotgun sequence and carries:
- the poli gene encoding DNA polymerase iota isoform X1 is translated as MDRSEDEMEEDETEWKNSFVDSVPLCTATASVSGSSLKKVSGPKPAHRVILHFDLDCFYAQVEMIRNPALREVPLGIQQKNIIVTCNYVARELGVTKLMSLTHAKEKCPQLVLVNGEDLTHYREMSYKVTELLMSYSPLVERLGFDENFMDITKMVETRLAETPESNSFSFKGHVYNHLSAVVGASDHPRLALGSHIAAELREAIHSKLGLTGCAGIATNKLLAKLVSGTFKPNQQTSLLPENIADIMDSLNCLRQVPGVGHQTAKRLQALGLVSVKDLQLFPLTDLVREFGGPSAQRFKNLALGVDDSPVTPTGAPQSLSDEDSFKKISSTKDVLEKIQELLSSLVERMHKDGRQPHTFRLTIRRCSATNKWFSRESRQSPIPNHTGQKITSGSSDEAVAQLVPLAMKLFHKMVDSSAAFHLTLINVCFSNLQTRGAAATSGKGSITSFFTQQRTSPRKTQICPTQSQDDSSQKGDIHCMDHQFSPHSVITRRTSQKTVTTKSPCCSEAALHGFKREQSLAVAVEDPPLQTVSCNTVRSDFDEKDDTMTNRLPPNVDPEVFRLLPEEIQKELLSPAYTNSVPSTSSSVTVTDAPHITKNKTPQSFTDSQNIKAIKEASNKLDSLDRLVTVNHQSPEGTSAFPGENVMGEGRLSFPWSSDCEFPGNVDPKVFSELPLDVQRELMSEWKQQKPVLKTTSSRKPGRSLMTKDRKAAGKGSQANNLLKYFKPS
- the poli gene encoding DNA polymerase iota isoform X2, with amino-acid sequence MIRNPALREVPLGIQQKNIIVTCNYVARELGVTKLMSLTHAKEKCPQLVLVNGEDLTHYREMSYKVTELLMSYSPLVERLGFDENFMDITKMVETRLAETPESNSFSFKGHVYNHLSAVVGASDHPRLALGSHIAAELREAIHSKLGLTGCAGIATNKLLAKLVSGTFKPNQQTSLLPENIADIMDSLNCLRQVPGVGHQTAKRLQALGLVSVKDLQLFPLTDLVREFGGPSAQRFKNLALGVDDSPVTPTGAPQSLSDEDSFKKISSTKDVLEKIQELLSSLVERMHKDGRQPHTFRLTIRRCSATNKWFSRESRQSPIPNHTGQKITSGSSDEAVAQLVPLAMKLFHKMVDSSAAFHLTLINVCFSNLQTRGAAATSGKGSITSFFTQQRTSPRKTQICPTQSQDDSSQKGDIHCMDHQFSPHSVITRRTSQKTVTTKSPCCSEAALHGFKREQSLAVAVEDPPLQTVSCNTVRSDFDEKDDTMTNRLPPNVDPEVFRLLPEEIQKELLSPAYTNSVPSTSSSVTVTDAPHITKNKTPQSFTDSQNIKAIKEASNKLDSLDRLVTVNHQSPEGTSAFPGENVMGEGRLSFPWSSDCEFPGNVDPKVFSELPLDVQRELMSEWKQQKPVLKTTSSRKPGRSLMTKDRKAAGKGSQANNLLKYFKPS
- the LOC121606209 gene encoding uncharacterized protein LOC121606209 — protein: MFDASYNSRIVGCTGVQNDYPHAGCGAPVNDEANEDCLQELERINKEIETVRHEVEQEQRRLSRYQTVQADSRNTVPDLPVSKSEAAGKNVDTGLCGLSSYTDFTKTYSRPRKYVVDNSKPRTDLEYDPLSNFSADLRSYNSSGKEQKVKNGQCLKRSKNAVPCDQKKPVTYQAQLSRLPSPEPLDDLNEDDVLIIDIPSSPDKKRRRVHKPDDSVVGRSLQDKVVELKEVKTAAVLLNSPPLRRANVKVCKVTSTVEENRVYSNCCAENNQGLFNLENEGCENIPVNRSVVDLTGCLEDLGRKSQKITEFAETVTEKSPEPVSLSATKDQQDQNWNNLVVEKEEDTFQVQLPKCHLPHSVEKMNPLQPYNFPPNSSLFYEDPAADSVSPCRQHTKQAQTTELPAQNRVGNQWSYATCAPSVLPHSQKTSSKISIEMQGKAAVNHVSHESYLEPAEPISGRSQSWAPHSSSVPSLTDKTESSSTSTEQPLEKVDNTVIITDSSSDDDQLNYSEIELSDSDPMEECYRIFMKANEDKGSDEQPDVSVGAVNVEKPELNVQPQTLPGKKRVAHEAKLTEQPVAKSRPQPQVLVPLERPVVSGFASHPSISNIQQVQQRASMLAASGKGGQAFISSSCQRRPETQGASSPVAQTPDNLQPAPVQNAYINCIPLGNAVIKVGNNLHLIVPEGTFSLPVTCSSSSVTSVLTPISQVQMRTVAVKQTYHSATGAPLQRCRTAAPVLIPALARKPSLTSAFALAHSSSAASTTPQAAVHAAVKPVPTKRKLKQQCEAAKDKVPHDIRQRYVNMFTEEFLKTAASANDAFDKALAEERAVYNRSVNKLRYQSVAVNALKRLKNQSAVAAKGRSEVSSQRFKGNIPLNQKNFKGNDDMAFYESLKDYILTEEKLIESNYPVQHPEKPGCAVLFADNKKGNPEALKRICCRCGATYFVSQTGKHIRQEECNYHYGKGVKSKVPGGVETRYSCCEGVMGAPGCQVFKLHVHDSLSLDGFVSTVPRSVSDTSCPGVYSLDCEMCYTIHGLELSRVTLVNSSLQVIYDTFVRPDNEVIDYNTRFSGISEEDVKGNHTTLREVQETLLSFISADTIVIGHGLETDLCALKLLHGMVVDTSVVFPHRLGAPHKLTLNSLTAEYLRRIIQESVCGHDTAEDAAACMELMLWKVKEDGKLKK